The genomic interval TTCAAAAGCTTCGTCTCTTCCGACCCTTCCAATTTCCTCGCCGGTTGGAACAACCGCACCTCCTCCAATCTCTGCCGATGGCACTCCGTCGCGTGCGGTGGCGCCGGGAGCCTCTCTGGCCGAGTCACTTCCCTCAGTGTCACCGGTCTCGGCGGCGGCCAGTTGTCGCCCTCCGTCGGTGACTTGTCCGAGCTCCGCGTTCTATCCCTCGCCGGAAACATGTTCTCCGGCGAGATTCCTTCTACCGTTGGGAATCTGCGGTTTCTCGAGGTCCTCGAGCTTCAAGGGAACAACTTTTCAGGGAGAGTCCCGACCCAGATGAGTTTTGCTTTTCTTCAGTCTCTTAAACTTATTAACATCTCTGGTAATGCCTTCTCTGGTTCGATTCCGAGTGAGATTATTGGCTCTGGGAGTGTGAAAATCGTTGATTTGTCGAATAATCAGTTTTCTGGTGTGATTCCTCTGAATGGTACTTGTGATTCGTTGAAGCATTTGAAGTTGTCTCGTAACTTTTTGACTGGGGAGATTCCACCCCAAATTGGAAAATGTAGAAACTTGAGGACTCTTTTGGTTGATGGGAACATCTTGGAAGGTAGAATACCTTCTGAGATTGGCCATATTGTTGAACTGAGAGTTCTGGATGTTTCTAGAAACTCCCTAACTGGAAGGGTCCCTAAGGAGTTGGCTAATTGTGGGAAACTGTCTGTGCTTGTGCTTACTGATTTGTTTGAAGATCGTGATGAGGGAGGATTGGAGGATGGCTTTAGAGGAGAGTTTAATGCATTTGTTGGGAACATACCTCCTCAAGTGTTTCTGCTTTCAAGTCTAAGGGTGTTGTGGGCTCCACGAGCGAATCTTGGTGGTCGGTTGCCTGGTGGTTGGTCGGATTCGTGCTCTCTGAGGGTACTCAATTTGGTGCAGAATTATGTTACCGGTGTCTTGCCTGAGAGTTTGGGGATGTGTAGGAATTTGAGTTTCTTGGACTTGAGTTCTAATAATTTGGTGGGATATCTGCCTTCATTGCAGCTTCATGTTCCTTGTATGGTGTACTTCAATGTCAGCAGAAATAATATATCTGGCACTCTTAAAGGATTTAGGAAAAAGAGCTGTGGTTTGAGTGCACTAGACCCTTCATTCCTAGAACTGGATGGTTTTAGTGATGATGCATACTTTAATTTTCCTGTTTGGAGGTTTCAAAAGAATGCTTTCATTGGATCTGGTTTTGAGGAGAATAACACTATTGTTGTTAGCCATGATTTCAGTTGGAATAGTTTTGTGGGCTCCTTGCCTTTGTTCTCTCTTGGAGATAGTCTTTTTAGTGCTAATCGTAAAGTCTCCTATGCACTGTCTCTCAATAATAATAGGTTCAATGGAATTCTACCGGACCAGTTAGTTTCAAACTGTAACGACCTCAAGACATTGTCAGTTAACTTGAGTGTGAACCAACTATCGGGTGGGAATTTCCAAAAGTCGGTTTTGGAGTGCCTAAAGTTGACAGATTTTGAAGCAGCATACAACCAGATTGATGGGTCAATTGGGCCAGGTATAGGTGACTTGGTGATGCTTCAACATCTTGATTTAAGTGGGAACAAGTTATCTGGATCACTCCCAAATCAGTTGGGAAACCTACAAAACATGAAATGGATGCATCTGGGAGGAAACAATCTAACGGGGGAAATTCCTTCCCAACTTGGCAAATTGACTTCCCTTGCTGTTTTGAACTTGTCTCACAATGCTCTGGTTGGAACAATTCCTGGGAGTTTGTCAAATGCCAAAAGTTTTGAAATTCTGTTGGTGGACCACAACAAACTTTCTGGGGAAATACCTTTAACTTTTTCTACTCTTTCCAATCTTATGCAGCTGGATGTTTCTTTTAACAATCTTTCTGGTCATATTCCTCGTCTTCAACACCCAAGTGACTGTGATTCTTATAAAGGAAATGCACACCTGCATCCTTGCCCTGATCCATATTCTGACTCACCTGCTTCTCTTCCAGTTCCCCTTGAAATCCAGCATCATACTCAAAGAGGGAGAAAATTAAGGACATTGGTTATTGTTGTGGTGACTTCTGCTTCTGTGGTGCTCTGCACGCTTCTGGGAATAgtatttgtaatattttctgGAAGGAGTAAATTTGGTCGGCTTAGCAGTATAAGAAGGCGACAGGTAGTGACCTTTGAAGATGTTCCAACTGAATTGAGTTATGACAGTGTGGCCACAGCTACTGGAAACTTCAGCATCCGACATCTAATTGGCACAGGCGGCTTTGGGTCAACGTACAAGGCAGAACTGTCCCCAGGTTTTCTTGTTGCCATAAAGAGGTTGTCCATAGGTAGGTTTCAAGGCATTCAACAGTTTGAAACGGAAATAAGGACACTAGGAAGAATTCGACACAAGAATCTTGTGACTCTTATTGGCTATTATGTAGGGAAGGCTGAAATGTTCTTAATTTACAACTATCTTTCTGGTGGGAACCTTGAAGCTTTCATACATGACAGTTCAGGGAAAAATGTTCAGTGGCCAGTTATTTACAAAATAGCAAAAGACATAGCAGAGGCCCTTGCCTTCCTTCACTACTCATGTGTTCCTCGGATTGTTCACCGGGATATCAAACCTAGCAACATTTTACTTGATGAAGATCATAATGCCTACCTGTCGGATTTTGGCTTGGCACGACTGCTTGAGGTAACTGAGACCCATGCCACCACTGATGTTGCAGGCACATTTGGTTACGTTGCACCAGAATATGCCACCACTTGCAGGGTTTCTGACAAAGCAGATGTCTACAGCTTTGGTGTAGTGTTATTAGAATTGATGTCTGGAAGAAAGTCACTTGATCCATCTTTTTCTGAGTATGGAAATGGATTCAACATTGTACCCTGGGCAGAGCTACTAATGACCGAAGGCCGTTGTTCTGAGCTATTTTCATCTACTTTGTGGGAAGCAGGGCCTAAGGAAAAACTCTTGGGGCTTTTAAAGCTTGCATTAACATGCACAGAAGAGACTCTTTCTATTCGACCATCAATGAAACTGGTTCTTGAGaaattgaaatatttgaaaagtTGAAAGCTTTCTGCATGTCATACTCAACAGCAATGTAATGTTGCTTTTATCTGCTTCAAAATACTTGACTGAGGTGAGTGATCTAATTCCAATATAAAACCTACTTCTGCAAATTCTTCCATCATTCTAATGTTTGCTTGCGTTTGCATGGGATATagataaaatctcattctctgcgatccatatacacatGGAACTTCTTGGGAAAGAATAACCAAGCACTTTCTTTAACCACTCTCATAAATTTTGAATCAGTAAAAATCCTACTTAACAAACAGTGACATCAAATGTCTCTAAGATACatcttttttgttgtttttataatatttaaacacatGCTAATAGTTGTTGTCTTCAACAAGTTTGATCTAAATTTCTCAGCTTGTACATTTTTACTTTTATGCCCCCCTTCTCTAATGAATCTACACTGCGAACACATATCTGACGGCTTTTCTTGGTCATTACAATACTAAATTCCTAAATCTGATTTCAGTGTTTGATAAGGGCTGGTCCATGATACTCTCAAAAGTTGAATACAATCTTTACAGTTCATTGCAGTTATAGGagagaaaaaaattgtgaaCATACTATGAATATCTTAATATACTGATCACATTAAACTTCAATTATTGATactttcaattttattcttgtCGATCAGGTGATTTGCAAAATGTTACAGTTTCAGCCACTGCAAGGCTCGTATAATGATTAGTTGTTTAATGCCACTTGGAATGTCATCATAGTGGCTCACACATGAGCTGTTCCTGTTACTACCAAGGCTTATGAGCATCCTTTCACATTGGTGCCAGCAATTTCACACCATCCGAAGATGTGTGCAGCAATGGCTAGATGGATGTTTGTGATACCATCATCTATCATTTCATCCTATGAGGCTAAATGTGCATGCCCTTGTGATTGTTCTGACATTTTGGATGATTTCCATAGGTGACCGCATGGACCCTTTGAAAGATCCAAAGTTATTTAATGGCACAGGGACGAAGCAATTGTCATCATTCTTCAGAGAAATGCCAAAAGTGCAAGTCACTTCTCTCTCAAAATCTACCTAAAGGTGTGAATATATATTGACATAAACCCTATTGGgatgcttttgattttttttgttccAACATGTAAATAGAAAGTGTAGGCAGAAAAACAATTTCCaactcttttttcctttttttttccttcataGATGCCTGAAGTGAAAAAGGTGTTCTTTTCAGGGTAAATTATCCATTATATTTCTAAATGTgttaaatgttattattttagtCCTTAAAAAAAGTTTTAGTATCTCAACGCGAAAAAAATGTACGAAATGTGTCATGTAATTAGTTCAATCCAAGACCCCCCGTTATTAagacttttttttatgtattcaaggaaagaaaaaataaattcataaaacTCTTTTTCAGAGAAATGGTTATTCAGGATTCTATGACTTTCTAAAATTTCAGagattttcaactttttttacaTGTTTATATGAGTAAGAGGTTTGTCGTCTTTGGatataattattcttttatgATGATTTTTACCATGTGGGATACACATCTTCATCAATCTAAATAGATATCaaatctttttttatataaggaGAAAACAACTATAGAGAGATATTACAAACATATTCAAGACTTtctaaaaaaatcttttttgtaCTTAGAACCATATAAGATGACTTGGTTTGTGAAGAGAAATATTGATATTTGAAACAccctaaataatttaaaaaacgaAAATGACAAgttttgataatattttatcattagTTTTAACAACCCGTTGGTATTAAATCaaaaattattatgttattgaaTTACAATATTTAGTGATTAATTCACATTTTATACATATTCAAGAACTAAAATCATGGCAGTCAAAAAGCACTTTGTCAATCAATTACTACTACGGTTGGAGAATGGAATTGTTTATTGTTCACTCATCATTGCAATTTGCACACCACTTTGAATGCTGAGCATTGGAACTGGCAGAAGGAAAATGCAAGTGGCAAATGTGGCCTAAAATTTGGAGAATATGTAACAATTAGTGGGACAAATTTTGATGACTCTCGGATGAATGAATAATCCATGTTATGTTATCTATTCAACAACGATATTAATATTCTATTATGTTGACTACTTGTTATTTTAATGCAAGATCATAATCATATCTCTTaacagttaaaaaaattattagtctCACAATATTATGTAAAGAGTAAGTGATAGTTAACTCTCTTAATTACTAGAGATTATagattgaaaatttattttgtctCAACATGAAAGATAAGTATTTTATACGTGTCCAACTAATGTATGTTTGAAAAGAGTAGTTATTATACTTCATAGCATACAAactacatataaaaaaaattaaaaatcacataattaaagaacaaataaCTGAATAATTTATTCTTGACCTTTAACCTATAGCTAATAAGAGATTGTGTATTTGGATTTCAGTTCAAAACCATAAAACAGAACGTGATTTTACGAAAACATGAAACAGAAGGCATTGTTCATCCACCAGACTGGAGTTCCTGTTCAAGTAAGGTCATGACCAGGAGCTTTAGGTGTCCCTTTATAAACTTGTTTTCTTTTAGAGACTTTTTCAATGTGGGACTATGTTAGACTATGTCAGCTGTCACCATCGcgaacactttttttttcagacAAACATCTCCTGCTATGCTATTCTCTCAGTAAACTACGGTTCTAACATGGATCATTAAGGGGTGGTTTTAGCCAATGTGGGACTTAGGGATAGACTACTAAGTGAAGGAATCTCCTATACGACACTCATACACCTGATTACTTTTCTCTTCTTTGATTTCACATattatttgtgtttttatttagtttgccatttaaatttatttttcaaattttctatttcttcttctttctgttTTGTTTGTTTAGTGCTGATTTAAAATTATACCGGCAgaagagaaaaaatataaatttaaagttGTTTGGTTAGAGTAAAATAGAATCAGAAAGTGATGAAAGTACAAGAGTGtatgtattttatttgaaagggataaaaattatatcttttaCCATTCATCTTTTTGTTCCTATGTTCTTTTTGTCtttggaaaaaattatttaggtGTCAATATATTTGTTTTGACACACTAGTTAAGATAAATTGATAGGTTAATCTACtcttttttttaccttttgaaaaaaatattaatatgtttaaatacattaaaaattcatttaattatataaGTTTTACCCAGTTAATTTGTGTTTTTAATGGGAAAATTTGATAAGATTTTTACATATTAAATTagttcattattattaataaaaaaattaatttgtattaatggtttaaattattatacagtgttatattatttatattttaataaattaaaaattgactGATTGATATATAACTTATCCTACCAAATTGGTGGTATGGTGATGGATTGTCTATTAAACTCAATTTACTTTGTTATCTATAATTAAGATAAGTATTTCATCTATTATGAAGCATCCAAGCTATAAATTTAATAAGATTCATCTTTTAAACTTCTTCAGTAGCATGTATAattccataaaactcaacaatcAAAGTATAGTCTAAACATCAAGAAAAGCATAGAAATCACAAATAAACTCTCTCATACTCTCAcagaaaatacctccacaagtagcaagactaGTAAAACCTCTAGCAgcaccatcagtgttaattttaaccgaacctggtgaaggaaactttCATCTAACAAGAACTTTACTACTACAAGTATAAATATCAAAAAACTtaagcacattgaaatcaaaCATATCATTGTGCATAGAACTTTTAGATGAattacccactagacaagtGAGATCTTTAACAACCGAAATAACTCTCGAAACATCAATCTTAACATGAAATCTAgtataattcctcatacgccatattatccaaatagaaaaggttatcacaacaagcttaatcaaatTAACCAAAgaactaccatcactcttaataaaagaaaaaggaatatATGGAGATCAAATGAGTTTACCCCCAACCACATGGAACTCCTGGAtccaataaaaagaaaaattctagccgATTtgagagtgaaacgaccagactcgtCCATAATCCAATTAGAAATATCGTATTCCTACCTAATCATGATATGTTCAAAAAAATGAGACATCTGCTGTAAAGGAAAGAGAATATTTCAATCACTACCCGTCCATAATTGGAAAACTGTATCCGGGATGCTACAACCATTAGGTACCCTTACAATGTCTGAAAAAGAAATAGTAgagcaccatttatcattccagaaattagtAAAAGTACATGTACCAACCGTCCAAGAAGTATGTTCAAGAATAGTGTTATAAAATTAATCCTAAGGCAAATAGAGGAGGATATAAGTCATTCTAAGCTTGTAATTTGAGTTGAGAACTTTGGCTTTCAAGAGAAGAGACCAAGTCTTATTACTATATGCGAAATTTTAAGTAAGCTTAAGAAGACATGccttattttcatgatgaaggttaataatcttcaaTCCTCCATTATCAAGAGATAAACAAATCTTAGcccatttttttcatataacttattttattttttacctttaattttatatgaaatcattttaatctttgaaaaaatgtttatttatttttgaagaaGTGCTTTTTATAAAGAAGGTAGTTCATTctataaatacttttatttttagttaaagataggtttaaggtttaaaatctacaataagttataaattaaaagaaataatttaataaacatCCTAATGTTATTTACTTATACATTAAAATGTGAGATTCCTATTGTCATTTTTCTTGTTTAACTCACTtattatattctatttttttctcattacAACGAAATATATATGCATAAACAACTTATAAAAGTGGAGTTGGTTTCTTGAaacttaacattttttttaaagaatttaaataattataacgaatatgatatttcattttaaattagaaCAATTAATATTACCTTTAAACTTAAACTGGagtagttattattattattactattattattattattcaaattaaatcCCATTTTTTTAAGTGCTAACAAGTATTATTGTAGTTAGAATATTATTGTCGTAATTATACAATTATTGTGAAACTTAAATAAAGTTAAATGTCatttga from Phaseolus vulgaris cultivar G19833 chromosome 1, P. vulgaris v2.0, whole genome shotgun sequence carries:
- the LOC137813598 gene encoding LRR receptor-like serine/threonine-protein kinase RPK2, whose translation is MDLLFLLQCLLFFTSHHANALNASISRDALSLLSFKSFVSSDPSNFLAGWNNRTSSNLCRWHSVACGGAGSLSGRVTSLSVTGLGGGQLSPSVGDLSELRVLSLAGNMFSGEIPSTVGNLRFLEVLELQGNNFSGRVPTQMSFAFLQSLKLINISGNAFSGSIPSEIIGSGSVKIVDLSNNQFSGVIPLNGTCDSLKHLKLSRNFLTGEIPPQIGKCRNLRTLLVDGNILEGRIPSEIGHIVELRVLDVSRNSLTGRVPKELANCGKLSVLVLTDLFEDRDEGGLEDGFRGEFNAFVGNIPPQVFLLSSLRVLWAPRANLGGRLPGGWSDSCSLRVLNLVQNYVTGVLPESLGMCRNLSFLDLSSNNLVGYLPSLQLHVPCMVYFNVSRNNISGTLKGFRKKSCGLSALDPSFLELDGFSDDAYFNFPVWRFQKNAFIGSGFEENNTIVVSHDFSWNSFVGSLPLFSLGDSLFSANRKVSYALSLNNNRFNGILPDQLVSNCNDLKTLSVNLSVNQLSGGNFQKSVLECLKLTDFEAAYNQIDGSIGPGIGDLVMLQHLDLSGNKLSGSLPNQLGNLQNMKWMHLGGNNLTGEIPSQLGKLTSLAVLNLSHNALVGTIPGSLSNAKSFEILLVDHNKLSGEIPLTFSTLSNLMQLDVSFNNLSGHIPRLQHPSDCDSYKGNAHLHPCPDPYSDSPASLPVPLEIQHHTQRGRKLRTLVIVVVTSASVVLCTLLGIVFVIFSGRSKFGRLSSIRRRQVVTFEDVPTELSYDSVATATGNFSIRHLIGTGGFGSTYKAELSPGFLVAIKRLSIGRFQGIQQFETEIRTLGRIRHKNLVTLIGYYVGKAEMFLIYNYLSGGNLEAFIHDSSGKNVQWPVIYKIAKDIAEALAFLHYSCVPRIVHRDIKPSNILLDEDHNAYLSDFGLARLLEVTETHATTDVAGTFGYVAPEYATTCRVSDKADVYSFGVVLLELMSGRKSLDPSFSEYGNGFNIVPWAELLMTEGRCSELFSSTLWEAGPKEKLLGLLKLALTCTEETLSIRPSMKLVLEKLKYLKS